In a single window of the Micromonospora sp. WMMD1155 genome:
- a CDS encoding biotin carboxylase N-terminal domain-containing protein translates to MRKVLIANRGEIAVRVIRACRDAGLDSVAVYADSDRDALHATLADEAYALGGDSATDTYLRIDKLLDVAARAGADAVHPGYGFLSENADFAQAVIDAGLTWIGPTPQAIRDLGDKVTARHIAQRAGAPLVPGTPDPVGSPDEVMAFAVDHGLPVAIKAAFGGGGRGLKVARTMEEIPQLFESATREAVAAFGRGECFVERYLDQPRHVEAQVLADHHGNVIVVGTRDCSLQRRHQKLVEEAPAPFLTDAQRAQIHDSAKAICREAGYHGAGTVEYLVGMDGTISFLEVNTRLQVEHPVTEETAGIDLVREQFRIADGDKLRITEDPTPRGHSIEFRINGEDPGRNFLPAPGTVTALRLPTGPGVRVDTGISAGDVIGGNFDSLLAKVIITGETRTEALERARRALDEMVLDGMATALPFHRLVVRDEAFTAEPFSVHTRWIETEFHNTVPPFAAAVGAAEAPAERETVVVEVGGKRLEVSLPAGFGGSTTTAAPASRKPTRRGGGGAKAGAPVGGDALTSPMQGTIVKIAVADGDTVAEGDLVVVLEAMKMEQPLHAHKAGTVSGLTAEVGAVITAGAPICTIA, encoded by the coding sequence GTGCGCAAGGTACTCATCGCCAACCGCGGCGAGATCGCCGTCCGGGTGATCCGTGCGTGCCGTGACGCCGGCCTGGACAGCGTCGCCGTCTACGCGGACTCCGACCGCGACGCCCTGCACGCCACCCTCGCGGACGAGGCGTACGCGCTCGGCGGTGACAGCGCGACCGACACGTACCTGCGCATCGACAAGTTGCTCGACGTCGCCGCCCGGGCCGGCGCCGACGCCGTACACCCGGGTTATGGCTTCCTCAGCGAGAACGCCGACTTCGCCCAGGCGGTCATCGACGCCGGGCTGACCTGGATCGGCCCCACCCCGCAGGCCATCCGCGACCTGGGCGACAAGGTCACCGCCCGACACATCGCTCAGCGCGCCGGCGCGCCGCTCGTCCCCGGCACCCCGGACCCGGTGGGCAGCCCGGACGAGGTGATGGCGTTCGCCGTCGACCACGGCCTGCCGGTCGCCATCAAGGCGGCCTTCGGTGGCGGCGGCCGCGGCCTCAAGGTCGCCCGGACCATGGAGGAGATCCCCCAGCTCTTCGAGTCGGCCACCCGGGAGGCGGTCGCGGCGTTCGGCCGGGGCGAGTGCTTCGTCGAGCGCTACCTGGACCAGCCCCGGCACGTCGAGGCGCAGGTCCTCGCCGACCACCACGGCAATGTGATCGTGGTCGGCACCCGGGACTGCTCGTTGCAGCGTCGGCACCAGAAGCTCGTCGAGGAGGCCCCCGCGCCGTTCCTCACCGACGCCCAGCGGGCGCAGATCCACGACAGCGCCAAGGCGATCTGCCGAGAGGCCGGCTACCACGGCGCCGGCACCGTGGAATACCTGGTCGGCATGGACGGCACGATCTCCTTCCTGGAGGTCAACACCCGCCTGCAGGTCGAGCACCCGGTCACCGAGGAGACCGCCGGCATCGACCTGGTCCGCGAGCAGTTCCGAATCGCCGACGGCGACAAGTTGCGGATCACCGAGGACCCGACGCCGCGCGGGCACTCCATCGAGTTCCGGATCAACGGCGAGGACCCGGGCCGCAACTTCCTGCCCGCGCCGGGCACCGTCACCGCGTTGCGGCTGCCGACCGGCCCGGGCGTGCGGGTCGACACCGGCATCTCGGCCGGCGACGTGATCGGCGGCAACTTCGACTCGCTGCTCGCGAAGGTGATCATCACCGGTGAGACGCGGACCGAGGCGCTGGAACGCGCCCGTCGCGCGCTGGACGAGATGGTCCTCGACGGAATGGCCACCGCGCTGCCGTTCCACCGGCTGGTCGTGCGGGACGAGGCGTTCACCGCCGAGCCGTTCAGCGTGCACACCCGGTGGATCGAGACCGAGTTCCACAACACCGTGCCGCCGTTCGCCGCCGCCGTCGGCGCCGCCGAGGCGCCGGCCGAACGCGAGACCGTCGTGGTCGAGGTCGGCGGCAAGCGCCTCGAGGTCAGCCTCCCCGCCGGCTTCGGCGGGAGTACGACCACCGCGGCACCCGCCTCCCGCAAGCCGACTCGGCGCGGTGGCGGCGGCGCGAAGGCCGGTGCTCCAGTCGGTGGAGACGCGCTCACCTCGCCGATGCAGGGCACCATCGTCAAGATCGCGGTCGCCGACGGCGACACGGTGGCCGAGGGCGACCTGGTGGTGGTGTTGGAGGCGATGAAGATGGAGCAGCCGCTGCACGCCCACAAGGCGGGTACGGTCAGCGGGCTCACCGCCGAGGTCGGTGCCGTGATCACCGCCGGGGCCCCGATCTGCACCATCGCCTGA